One segment of Streptomyces sp. NA02950 DNA contains the following:
- a CDS encoding GNAT family N-acetyltransferase produces MDFTTGGRLEVRITPADVGKRVSVRPLTGEPDPHATFTDVVGVLTSWTGDVLCVTRRTGEAVRIARSSLVAGKVVPAAPARRRGPAASARELDRIAARGWPAVESAPLGEWELRASGGFTRRANSVLALGDPGLPLDAALDRVTGWYAERGLPAYLQLSTGAENTQELLAAELAARGWTREVSAQVRIAGLAPVADRDADVSAVALSRRIHDAWLARYQRSAAPSPEVRAVLSGGPSVWFATIGGAPGDEVPAAIGRVVVDGRWAGFAAVEVAPERRRQGLAGAVMTALARKALDEGASAAYLQVETDNGGAHALYEDMGFTVHHSYHHWRAPHDDPR; encoded by the coding sequence GTGGATTTCACCACCGGCGGACGTCTCGAGGTTCGGATCACCCCCGCTGACGTGGGCAAACGCGTTTCGGTGCGGCCTTTGACCGGGGAGCCCGACCCGCACGCCACATTCACTGACGTGGTCGGGGTTCTCACATCGTGGACCGGAGATGTGCTGTGTGTCACACGGCGGACCGGGGAAGCGGTGCGAATCGCGCGGTCCTCGCTGGTGGCGGGCAAGGTGGTGCCCGCCGCACCGGCCCGCCGCCGCGGCCCGGCCGCGAGCGCGCGCGAGCTGGACCGGATCGCCGCGCGCGGCTGGCCCGCGGTGGAGAGCGCACCGCTGGGCGAGTGGGAGCTGCGGGCGTCCGGCGGCTTCACCCGGCGGGCCAACTCGGTTCTGGCCCTCGGCGACCCGGGCCTGCCGCTGGACGCGGCGCTGGACCGGGTCACCGGCTGGTACGCCGAGCGCGGGCTGCCCGCGTACCTCCAGCTCAGCACCGGCGCCGAGAACACCCAGGAGCTACTGGCAGCGGAGCTGGCCGCGCGCGGTTGGACCAGGGAGGTGTCCGCACAGGTGCGGATCGCGGGCCTGGCCCCGGTCGCCGACCGGGACGCCGACGTCTCGGCGGTGGCGCTCTCCCGCCGGATCCACGACGCCTGGCTGGCCCGCTACCAGCGCTCCGCCGCCCCCTCCCCCGAGGTGCGGGCGGTGCTCTCCGGCGGCCCCTCGGTGTGGTTCGCGACGATAGGCGGCGCGCCCGGTGACGAGGTCCCGGCCGCGATCGGGCGGGTGGTGGTGGACGGCCGCTGGGCCGGGTTCGCGGCGGTGGAGGTCGCCCCGGAGCGGCGGCGGCAGGGGCTCGCCGGGGCGGTGATGACCGCGCTGGCCCGCAAGGCGCTGGACGAGGGCGCCTCGGCGGCGTACCTCCAGGTCGAGACGGACAACGGCGGTGCCCACGCGCTCTACGAGGACATGGGCTTCACCGTCCATCACTCCTACCACCACTGGCGCGCCCCGCACGACGACCCCCGCTGA
- a CDS encoding DUF6113 family protein codes for MNAARLGGYALLAVMGALVGTAGALVQAAWFPGGLLLALLGVVALCYGGVKATGTRMGGGVPAGAWTVTVLLLTATRPEGDFLFGAGLGPYVFLLGGMFAGVICATLPLVPQPARRSARLGK; via the coding sequence ATGAACGCCGCACGTCTGGGCGGATACGCGCTGCTCGCCGTGATGGGGGCGCTGGTGGGCACCGCCGGCGCGCTGGTGCAAGCCGCCTGGTTCCCCGGCGGGTTGCTGCTGGCGCTGCTCGGGGTGGTGGCGCTGTGCTACGGCGGGGTCAAGGCCACCGGCACCCGGATGGGCGGCGGAGTGCCCGCGGGGGCCTGGACGGTCACCGTGCTGCTGCTCACCGCCACCCGACCGGAAGGGGACTTCCTCTTCGGCGCGGGGCTGGGGCCGTATGTCTTCCTGCTGGGCGGGATGTTTGCCGGTGTGATCTGCGCCACGCTGCCGCTGGTCCCGCAACCGGCCCGGCGGTCCGCCCGACTTGGTAAGTGA
- a CDS encoding ATP-binding protein, with translation MSLPLTRRIGRAALLVAAGAVPVVATAGAASAAETALPQSQLGGLSALDTASVDQVADIASRQVGSAAGDVVGSKAGRTVTEVLPGKAAPVKTTPAKPAQQAKTLPAKAKAKGAHAKAAPAKGKAVKGAHAKGKGGAHAKGKGAKAAKAAPQTPKAPQQAAPSRQSPGLPLKGLPLGGLPMLGG, from the coding sequence ATGTCCCTCCCTCTCACGCGTCGGATCGGTCGGGCCGCGCTGCTGGTCGCCGCCGGCGCCGTTCCCGTTGTCGCCACCGCCGGCGCCGCGAGTGCGGCGGAAACAGCCCTGCCGCAGTCCCAGCTGGGCGGGCTGAGCGCCCTGGACACCGCCTCCGTCGACCAGGTCGCGGACATTGCCTCGCGGCAGGTCGGGAGCGCGGCGGGCGACGTCGTCGGCAGCAAGGCCGGACGGACCGTCACGGAGGTTCTGCCGGGCAAGGCCGCTCCGGTGAAGACCACTCCGGCCAAGCCCGCCCAGCAGGCCAAGACCCTCCCGGCCAAGGCCAAGGCCAAGGGCGCGCACGCCAAGGCCGCCCCGGCCAAGGGCAAGGCGGTCAAGGGCGCCCATGCCAAGGGCAAGGGCGGTGCGCACGCCAAGGGCAAGGGCGCCAAGGCCGCCAAGGCCGCCCCGCAGACCCCCAAGGCCCCGCAGCAGGCCGCGCCGAGCCGGCAGAGCCCGGGCCTGCCGCTCAAGGGTCTTCCGCTGGGGGGTCTGCCGATGCTCGGCGGCTGA
- the mshB gene encoding N-acetyl-1-D-myo-inositol-2-amino-2-deoxy-alpha-D-glucopyranoside deacetylase, whose protein sequence is MTALPARRLLLVHAHPDDESINNGATMAKYAAEGAHVTLVTCTLGEEGEVIPPDLAHLAADRDDALGPHRIGELAAAMAALGVEDHRFLGGPGRYRDSGMMGAPQNDRPDCFWRADLDEAAGHLVAVIREVRPQVMVAYDRNGGYGHPDHIQAHRVAMRAFELASDAGFRPGLGAPHKIAKVYWNCVPRSAVEEGFARLRAAGRESLFPGIASVDDVPGVVEDAEVTAAVDGSGHAGAKTAAMRAHASQIAVDGPFFALSNDLGQPLFVREHYQLVRGEAAADREDDLFAGVTA, encoded by the coding sequence ATGACCGCTCTTCCCGCCCGTCGGCTGCTGCTGGTGCACGCGCATCCGGACGACGAGTCGATCAACAACGGCGCGACCATGGCGAAGTACGCCGCCGAGGGTGCCCATGTCACGCTGGTGACCTGCACCCTCGGTGAGGAGGGCGAGGTCATTCCGCCCGACCTGGCGCATCTCGCCGCTGATCGCGACGACGCGCTCGGCCCGCACCGGATCGGTGAACTGGCCGCGGCGATGGCGGCCTTGGGGGTCGAGGACCACCGCTTCCTCGGCGGGCCCGGCCGCTACCGCGACTCGGGGATGATGGGCGCCCCGCAGAACGACCGCCCCGACTGTTTCTGGCGGGCCGACCTCGATGAGGCCGCGGGCCATCTCGTGGCCGTGATCCGCGAGGTCCGGCCGCAGGTCATGGTCGCGTACGACCGGAACGGGGGCTATGGCCACCCCGACCACATCCAGGCCCACCGGGTCGCGATGCGCGCCTTCGAGCTGGCGTCGGACGCCGGGTTCCGTCCCGGTCTGGGCGCCCCCCACAAGATCGCCAAGGTCTACTGGAACTGTGTGCCGCGGTCGGCGGTCGAGGAGGGGTTCGCCCGGCTGCGGGCGGCGGGCCGGGAATCGCTCTTCCCGGGTATCGCCTCGGTCGACGACGTCCCCGGTGTGGTGGAGGACGCCGAGGTGACCGCGGCCGTCGACGGCAGCGGCCACGCCGGGGCGAAGACCGCGGCCATGCGCGCCCACGCCAGCCAGATCGCGGTGGACGGACCCTTCTTCGCCCTCTCCAACGACCTCGGCCAGCCGCTCTTCGTCCGTGAGCACTACCAGCTCGTCCGGGGCGAGGCCGCCGCGGACCGCGAGGACGACCTCTTCGCGGGGGTGACCGCATGA
- a CDS encoding transglutaminase-like domain-containing protein has protein sequence MPRMNDTSRRRRFAEAAREERPDLALLCLLVGMEADAGLDEDGLDRAQIELDRLAGLLPFAPGGPEGWATALARLLGERHDFRGTPADYRRLESSLLHEVLRRRRGLPILLSVVWIEVARRAGAPVYGVGLPGHFVVGFGDPYGHHVLVDPFDGGRSLSDEDAAILVAGATGTPLAPSALTPSTPLEIVLRILNNIRAWAAARPERTDVQLWAIELSLLLPSHPARLRYERAQLLVERGDFLAGAKELEDYAEVVAAVEPEAAAAVRRQARAARAMLN, from the coding sequence ATGCCGCGTATGAACGACACCTCCCGGCGCCGGAGATTCGCCGAGGCGGCCCGCGAGGAACGCCCCGATCTGGCGCTGCTGTGCCTGCTGGTGGGCATGGAGGCGGACGCCGGGCTGGACGAGGACGGTCTTGACCGGGCGCAGATCGAACTGGACCGGCTGGCCGGTCTGCTGCCCTTCGCCCCCGGCGGTCCGGAGGGCTGGGCCACCGCGCTGGCCCGGTTGCTCGGCGAGCGCCATGACTTCCGGGGCACCCCGGCCGACTACCGGCGGCTGGAGTCCTCGCTGCTGCACGAGGTGCTGCGGCGCCGCCGGGGACTGCCGATCCTGCTGTCGGTGGTGTGGATCGAGGTGGCGCGGCGGGCGGGGGCGCCGGTGTACGGGGTGGGGCTGCCCGGCCACTTCGTGGTGGGCTTCGGCGATCCGTACGGGCACCATGTGCTGGTCGATCCGTTCGACGGGGGCCGGAGCCTGTCGGACGAGGACGCGGCGATACTGGTGGCGGGCGCCACGGGCACTCCGCTGGCGCCGTCGGCGCTCACCCCGTCCACTCCGCTGGAGATCGTGCTGCGGATCCTCAACAACATCCGGGCCTGGGCCGCCGCCCGCCCCGAGCGCACCGATGTCCAGCTGTGGGCGATCGAGCTGTCGCTGCTGCTGCCCAGCCACCCGGCCCGGCTGCGCTACGAGCGGGCCCAACTGCTCGTGGAGCGCGGCGATTTCCTCGCCGGGGCGAAGGAGCTGGAGGACTACGCGGAGGTGGTGGCCGCGGTGGAGCCCGAGGCCGCGGCGGCGGTACGGCGCCAGGCGCGCGCGGCCCGCGCGATGCTCAACTGA
- the fdxA gene encoding ferredoxin: protein MTYVIAQPCVDLKDKACIEECPVDCIYEGQRSLYIHPDECVDCGACEPVCPVEAIFYEDDTPEEWKDYYKANVEFFDELGSPGGASKLGLIERDHPFIAALPPQEHDE, encoded by the coding sequence GTGACCTACGTCATCGCGCAGCCTTGTGTCGACCTGAAGGACAAGGCGTGCATCGAGGAGTGCCCCGTCGACTGTATCTACGAGGGCCAGCGGTCCTTGTACATCCATCCGGACGAATGCGTCGACTGCGGAGCCTGTGAGCCGGTCTGCCCGGTCGAGGCCATCTTCTACGAGGATGACACTCCGGAGGAGTGGAAGGACTACTACAAGGCGAACGTCGAGTTCTTCGACGAGCTCGGCTCGCCCGGTGGCGCGAGCAAGCTCGGTCTGATCGAGCGCGACCACCCCTTCATCGCCGCGCTGCCGCCGCAGGAGCACGACGAGTGA
- the dapC gene encoding succinyldiaminopimelate transaminase, translating to MPPVSARLPVFPWDRLEPYKATAAAHPDGIVDLSVGTPVDPVPESVQRALAGAADSPGYPTVWGTAELRDALTGWVERRLGATGVRHTEVLPVVGSKELVASLPTQLGLGPGDRIAFPRLAYPTYEVGARLAGAEPVPYDVGTFAGGAAGAGPDPAGLKLLWLNSPSNPTGRVLTPDELRAAVAWAREHEVLLVSDECYLELGWEAEPRSVLHPEISGGSFEGLVSVHSLSKRSNLAGYRAAFLAGDETVLGELLKIRKHGGLMVPAPVQAATVAALADDKHVAEQRERYERRRTALRSALEGFGFRIEHSEASLYLWATRDEPCWETVGALAELGILVAPGDFYGPAGERNVRVAFTATDEGVAAAVRRLTA from the coding sequence GTGCCACCCGTCTCCGCCCGCCTCCCGGTCTTCCCCTGGGACCGGCTCGAACCGTACAAGGCGACCGCCGCGGCCCATCCCGACGGCATCGTCGACCTCTCGGTGGGTACGCCCGTCGACCCGGTCCCCGAGTCGGTCCAGCGGGCGCTGGCCGGTGCCGCCGACAGCCCCGGCTACCCCACCGTGTGGGGGACCGCGGAGTTGCGGGACGCGCTGACCGGCTGGGTGGAGCGGCGCCTCGGTGCCACCGGGGTCCGCCACACCGAGGTGCTGCCGGTGGTCGGCTCCAAGGAGCTGGTGGCCTCGCTCCCCACCCAGCTCGGGCTCGGGCCCGGGGACCGGATCGCCTTCCCGCGGCTGGCCTACCCCACCTACGAGGTGGGCGCACGGCTGGCGGGCGCCGAGCCGGTGCCGTACGACGTGGGGACTTTCGCTGGAGGTGCCGCGGGCGCCGGGCCGGACCCGGCCGGGCTCAAGCTGCTGTGGCTGAACTCCCCGTCCAACCCCACCGGCCGGGTGCTGACCCCCGACGAGCTGCGGGCGGCGGTCGCCTGGGCCCGGGAGCACGAGGTGCTGCTGGTCAGCGACGAGTGCTATCTCGAACTGGGCTGGGAGGCCGAACCGCGGTCCGTGCTGCACCCGGAGATCTCCGGCGGCAGCTTCGAGGGGCTGGTCTCGGTCCACTCACTGTCCAAGCGGTCCAATCTGGCGGGCTACCGCGCGGCGTTCCTCGCCGGCGACGAGACGGTGCTCGGCGAACTGCTGAAGATCCGCAAGCACGGCGGGCTGATGGTGCCCGCGCCGGTGCAGGCCGCCACGGTCGCGGCGCTCGCCGACGACAAGCACGTGGCCGAGCAGCGTGAGCGCTACGAACGGCGCCGCACCGCGCTCCGCTCGGCGCTGGAGGGCTTCGGCTTCCGGATCGAGCACAGCGAGGCCTCGCTGTATCTGTGGGCCACCCGTGACGAGCCGTGCTGGGAGACCGTCGGCGCCCTCGCCGAGCTGGGCATCCTGGTGGCGCCGGGCGACTTCTACGGTCCGGCCGGAGAGCGGAACGTCCGGGTCGCGTTCACCGCGACCGATGAGGGGGTGGCGGCGGCGGTCCGCCGGCTGACGGCCTGA
- a CDS encoding peptidoglycan binding domain-containing protein: MSRESDSSSSGPRGGSGGAAYPSGTPPYGSRQSPSLNRTQEAPQGASGEGEARAAAKPEEPKTETTLTTRIRINIPGSRPIPPVVMRTPVGEDGVPAPRSGEDDSPNERTGAVPRPEAAAAPEAAPAETGADGPDGRGAKGDGERTSDWFAPRKSKGNASTGNTPRPPAGPETTQAFPAPPGPEITQGFPVPPGPETTQGFPVPPGPETTPGFPAPSGPETTQGFPAPPIGGAPTADLPYFTDAPAGGGFPGDPEPNGATTGPATGDMLMPPGLGGGPHDDELPPPPGGHLPGPFDSDQRTPPGGVGPLGHGGPGAQPPTPPGGSPLSGSLGATTGTGPLGGLGGEPDTDRPLFRDPDPTPGGGVPPEQISSDTLVSGVPVVPPAESLPPSPPVGGGPAAPAGDSGPPSTPAPSAPAAGKPKKKGRSKLVMLVALLVVVGGGAYSAGLVMNHADVPNGTTVLGVDIGGTSKEAAVEKLDSELGNRTTAPLKVSVDGEQKEIKPSVAGLALDTETTVRNVAGRDYNPLTVIGSLFGGTHEAEPEVTVDEEKLRDALERLAGTSGTAREGTINFTSGRAVPVYGKAGKALDVDRAVAAVSDAYRERAETGKDKVIKLPVSVKQPTVSKAEVDNKMKTFAKPAMSGLVTVQTDPQHSLPLSPGRSLPKILSMRVVNGKLVEHYDLAVLKQLYGSTFDGVLIERGTGAKRPVSPQDVVVALSKALVGKSASERIGVIDTTPN; the protein is encoded by the coding sequence TTGAGCCGTGAATCTGACAGTTCGTCCTCCGGGCCCCGGGGGGGAAGCGGCGGTGCCGCCTACCCGTCGGGCACCCCGCCGTACGGATCCCGCCAGTCCCCGTCGCTGAACCGGACGCAGGAGGCCCCGCAGGGCGCATCCGGCGAGGGTGAGGCGCGTGCCGCGGCCAAGCCGGAGGAACCGAAGACCGAGACCACGCTGACGACCCGGATCCGGATCAATATCCCCGGTTCCCGGCCGATCCCGCCGGTCGTCATGCGCACGCCCGTCGGGGAGGACGGCGTTCCGGCCCCCCGCTCCGGCGAGGACGACAGCCCCAACGAGCGCACCGGCGCCGTGCCGCGGCCCGAGGCCGCCGCCGCGCCGGAGGCCGCTCCGGCCGAGACCGGTGCCGACGGCCCGGACGGCAGGGGCGCGAAGGGTGACGGCGAGCGCACCAGTGATTGGTTCGCGCCCCGCAAGTCGAAGGGCAACGCGTCGACCGGGAACACCCCGCGGCCGCCCGCGGGGCCCGAGACCACTCAGGCGTTTCCCGCTCCTCCGGGGCCGGAGATCACACAGGGCTTCCCCGTGCCTCCGGGGCCGGAGACCACACAGGGCTTCCCCGTGCCTCCGGGGCCCGAGACGACGCCGGGCTTCCCCGCGCCCTCGGGACCTGAGACCACGCAAGGGTTCCCCGCGCCCCCGATCGGCGGCGCCCCCACCGCCGACCTGCCGTACTTCACCGACGCCCCGGCGGGCGGCGGTTTCCCGGGCGATCCGGAGCCGAACGGCGCGACCACCGGCCCGGCCACCGGCGACATGCTGATGCCGCCCGGCCTCGGCGGCGGACCGCACGACGACGAGCTGCCGCCCCCGCCGGGCGGCCACCTTCCCGGTCCGTTCGACAGCGACCAGCGCACGCCCCCCGGCGGAGTGGGCCCGCTCGGCCACGGCGGTCCGGGCGCGCAGCCCCCGACCCCGCCGGGCGGCTCCCCGCTGTCCGGCAGTCTGGGCGCCACCACCGGCACCGGCCCGCTGGGGGGGCTCGGCGGGGAGCCGGACACCGACCGTCCGCTGTTCCGCGACCCCGACCCCACCCCGGGCGGCGGGGTGCCGCCCGAGCAGATCTCCAGCGACACGCTGGTCAGCGGGGTGCCCGTGGTGCCCCCGGCCGAGAGCCTGCCGCCGTCCCCGCCCGTCGGCGGCGGCCCGGCGGCGCCCGCCGGGGACAGCGGCCCGCCGAGCACTCCGGCACCGTCCGCCCCGGCGGCCGGGAAGCCGAAGAAGAAGGGCCGCTCCAAGCTGGTCATGCTGGTCGCCCTGCTGGTCGTGGTGGGCGGGGGTGCGTACAGCGCGGGCCTGGTGATGAACCACGCCGACGTGCCCAACGGCACCACCGTGCTCGGCGTCGACATCGGCGGCACCTCCAAGGAGGCCGCCGTCGAGAAGCTGGACTCCGAGCTCGGCAACCGCACCACCGCCCCGCTGAAGGTGTCGGTGGACGGTGAGCAGAAGGAGATCAAGCCGTCCGTCGCGGGCCTGGCCCTGGACACCGAGACCACCGTCCGCAATGTCGCGGGCCGCGACTACAACCCGCTCACGGTGATCGGCTCGCTGTTCGGCGGCACCCACGAGGCCGAACCCGAGGTGACGGTCGACGAGGAGAAGCTCCGGGACGCCCTGGAGCGGCTCGCGGGCACCTCGGGCACCGCTCGCGAGGGCACCATCAACTTCACCTCCGGCCGGGCCGTCCCGGTGTACGGCAAGGCGGGCAAGGCGCTGGACGTCGACCGGGCGGTCGCGGCCGTCTCCGACGCCTACCGCGAGCGCGCCGAGACCGGCAAGGACAAGGTCATCAAGCTGCCGGTCAGCGTCAAGCAGCCGACGGTGAGCAAGGCCGAGGTCGACAACAAGATGAAGACCTTCGCCAAGCCCGCGATGTCCGGCCTGGTGACGGTGCAGACCGACCCCCAGCACTCGCTGCCGCTCAGCCCGGGGCGGTCGCTGCCGAAGATCCTCTCGATGCGGGTGGTCAACGGCAAGCTGGTGGAGCACTACGACCTCGCCGTCCTCAAGCAGCTCTACGGCTCCACCTTCGACGGGGTGCTGATCGAGCGCGGCACCGGCGCCAAGAGGCCCGTCAGCCCGCAGGACGTGGTCGTGGCGCTCAGCAAGGCGCTGGTCGGCAAGTCGGCCTCCGAGCGGATCGGCGTCATCGACACCACTCCCAACTGA